The following proteins come from a genomic window of Rhodohalobacter sp. 614A:
- a CDS encoding phage shock protein B — protein sequence MSGTFIALIILTAIIGGYLIDYQKNKLKWQSTNTKQNEEVDDLRKLVQQMKKRIENLEAIAAQNPDDFRNNNSNPRDFIEIDDEESAKKENQQKVADHVKTKG from the coding sequence ATGTCTGGCACTTTCATTGCGTTGATTATCCTTACAGCTATTATTGGCGGATACCTGATTGACTACCAAAAAAACAAGCTTAAATGGCAATCAACGAATACCAAACAGAACGAGGAAGTGGATGATCTTCGCAAACTGGTTCAACAGATGAAAAAAAGGATTGAAAACCTGGAAGCTATTGCCGCACAAAATCCGGATGATTTCAGAAATAACAATTCAAATCCGCGGGACTTTATCGAAATTGATGATGAAGAATCCGCCAAAAAAGAAAACCAGCAGAAAGTAGCTGATCACGTAAAAACTAAAGGGTAA